In one window of Escherichia coli DSM 30083 = JCM 1649 = ATCC 11775 DNA:
- the ilvD gene encoding dihydroxy-acid dehydratase produces the protein MPKYRSATTTHGRNMAGARALWRATGMTDADFGKPIIAVVNSFTQFVPGHVHLRDLGKLVAEQIEAAGGVAKEFNTIAVDDGIAMGHGGMLYSLPSRELIADSVEYMVNAHCADAMVCISNCDKITPGMLMASLRLNIPVIFVSGGPMEAGKTKLSDQIIKLDLVDAMIQGADPKVSDSQSDQVERSACPTCGSCSGMFTANSMNCLTEALGLSQPGNGSLLATHADRKQLFLNAGKRIVELTKRYYEQDDESALPRNIASKAAFENAMTLDIAMGGSTNTVLHLLAAAQEAEIDFTMSDIDKLSRKVPQLCKVAPSTQKYHMEDVHRAGGVIGILGELDRAGLLNRDVKNVLGLTLPQTLEQYDIIVTQDDAVKNMFRAGPAGIRTTQAFSQDCRWDTLDDDRSNGCIRSLEHAYSKDGGLAVLYGNFAENGCIVKTAGVDDSILKFTGPAKVYESQDDAVEAILGGKVVAGDVVVIRYEGPKGGPGMQEMLYPTSFLKSMGLGKACALITDGRFSGGTSGLSIGHVSPEAASGGSIGLIEDGDLIAIDIPNRGIQLQVSDAELAARREAQEARGDKAWTPKNRERQVSFALRAYASLATSADKGAVRDKSKLGG, from the coding sequence ATGCCTAAGTACCGTTCCGCCACCACCACTCATGGTCGTAATATGGCGGGTGCTCGTGCGCTGTGGCGCGCCACCGGAATGACCGACGCCGATTTCGGTAAGCCGATTATCGCGGTTGTGAACTCGTTCACCCAATTTGTACCGGGTCACGTCCATCTACGCGATCTCGGTAAACTGGTTGCCGAACAAATTGAAGCGGCTGGCGGCGTTGCCAAAGAGTTCAACACCATTGCGGTGGATGATGGGATCGCTATGGGCCACGGGGGCATGCTTTATTCACTGCCATCTCGCGAACTGATCGCTGATTCCGTTGAATATATGGTCAACGCCCACTGCGCCGACGCCATGGTCTGCATCTCTAACTGCGACAAAATCACCCCGGGGATGCTGATGGCTTCCCTGCGCCTGAATATTCCGGTGATCTTTGTTTCCGGCGGCCCGATGGAGGCCGGGAAAACCAAACTGTCCGATCAGATCATTAAGCTCGATCTGGTTGATGCGATGATCCAGGGCGCAGACCCGAAAGTTTCTGACTCCCAGAGCGATCAGGTTGAACGATCCGCCTGCCCAACCTGCGGTTCCTGCTCCGGGATGTTTACTGCTAACTCAATGAACTGCCTGACCGAAGCGCTGGGCCTGTCGCAGCCGGGCAACGGCTCGCTGCTGGCAACCCACGCTGATCGCAAGCAACTGTTCCTCAATGCTGGTAAACGCATTGTTGAATTGACCAAACGTTACTACGAACAGGATGATGAAAGCGCACTGCCGCGTAACATCGCCAGTAAGGCGGCGTTTGAAAACGCCATGACGCTGGATATCGCGATGGGCGGCTCTACCAACACCGTTCTCCACCTGCTGGCGGCGGCGCAGGAAGCGGAAATCGACTTCACCATGAGTGATATCGATAAGCTCTCCCGCAAAGTACCGCAGCTGTGTAAAGTTGCGCCGAGCACCCAAAAATACCATATGGAAGATGTTCACCGTGCTGGTGGTGTTATCGGTATTCTCGGCGAGCTGGATCGTGCGGGGTTACTGAACCGTGATGTGAAAAATGTACTTGGCCTGACGTTGCCGCAAACGCTGGAACAATACGACATCATCGTGACCCAGGATGATGCGGTAAAAAATATGTTCCGCGCTGGCCCGGCGGGCATTCGTACTACACAGGCATTCTCGCAGGATTGCCGCTGGGATACGCTGGACGACGATCGCTCCAATGGCTGTATCCGCTCGCTGGAACACGCCTACAGCAAAGACGGCGGCCTGGCGGTGCTCTACGGTAATTTCGCAGAAAACGGCTGCATCGTTAAAACCGCAGGCGTCGATGACAGCATCCTCAAATTCACTGGCCCGGCGAAAGTCTACGAAAGCCAGGACGACGCGGTAGAAGCGATTCTCGGCGGTAAAGTTGTCGCCGGAGATGTGGTAGTAATTCGCTATGAAGGCCCGAAAGGCGGTCCGGGGATGCAGGAAATGCTCTACCCAACCAGTTTCCTGAAATCAATGGGTCTCGGTAAAGCCTGTGCGCTGATCACCGACGGTCGTTTCTCTGGCGGCACCTCTGGTCTTTCCATCGGCCACGTCTCACCGGAAGCGGCAAGTGGCGGCAGCATTGGCCTGATTGAAGATGGTGACCTGATCGCTATCGACATTCCGAACCGTGGCATTCAGTTACAGGTAAGCGATGCCGAACTGGCGGCGCGTCGTGAAGCGCAGGAAGCTCGGGGTGACAAAGCCTGGACGCCGAAAAACCGTGAACGTCAGGTTTCCTTTGCGCTGCGTGCCTACGCCAGCCTGGCAACCAGCGCCGACAAAGGCGCGGTGCGCGATAAATCGAAACTGGGGGGTTAA
- the ilvE gene encoding branched-chain-amino-acid transaminase: MTTKKADYIWFNGEMVRWEDAKVHVMSHALHYGTSVFEGIRCYDSHKGPVVFRHREHMQRLHDSAKIYRFPVSQSIDELMEACRDVIRKNNLTSAYIRPLIFVGDVGMGVNPPAGYSTDVIIAAFPWGAYLGAEALEQGIDAMVSSWNRAAPNTIPTAAKAGGNYLSSLLVGSEARRHGYQEGIALDVNGYISEGAGENLFEVKDGVLFTPPFTSSALPGITRDAIIKLAKELGIEVHEQVLSRESLYLADEVFMSGTAAEITPVRSVDGIQVGEGRCGPVTKRIQQAFFGLFTGETEDKWGWLDQVNQ; encoded by the coding sequence ATGACCACGAAGAAAGCTGATTACATTTGGTTCAATGGGGAGATGGTTCGCTGGGAAGACGCGAAGGTGCATGTGATGTCGCACGCGCTGCACTATGGCACCTCGGTTTTTGAAGGCATCCGTTGCTACGACTCGCACAAAGGACCGGTTGTATTCCGCCATCGTGAGCATATGCAGCGTCTGCATGACTCCGCCAAAATCTATCGTTTCCCGGTTTCGCAGAGCATTGATGAGCTGATGGAAGCTTGTCGCGACGTGATCCGCAAAAACAATCTCACCAGCGCCTATATCCGTCCGCTGATTTTCGTCGGTGATGTTGGCATGGGCGTAAACCCGCCAGCGGGATACTCAACCGATGTGATTATCGCCGCTTTCCCGTGGGGGGCGTATCTGGGCGCAGAAGCGCTGGAGCAGGGGATCGATGCGATGGTTTCCTCCTGGAACCGTGCTGCACCAAACACCATCCCAACCGCAGCGAAAGCTGGAGGTAACTACCTCTCTTCCCTGTTGGTGGGTAGCGAAGCGCGCCGCCACGGTTATCAGGAAGGTATCGCATTGGATGTGAATGGTTATATCTCTGAAGGCGCAGGAGAAAACCTGTTTGAAGTGAAAGACGGTGTGCTGTTCACTCCACCGTTCACCTCCTCCGCGCTGCCGGGTATTACCCGTGATGCCATCATCAAACTGGCGAAAGAGCTGGGAATTGAAGTGCATGAACAGGTGCTGTCGCGCGAATCCCTGTACCTGGCGGATGAAGTCTTTATGTCCGGTACGGCGGCAGAAATCACGCCAGTGCGCAGTGTAGATGGTATTCAGGTTGGTGAAGGCCGTTGCGGCCCGGTTACCAAACGCATTCAGCAAGCCTTCTTCGGCCTCTTCACTGGCGAGACCGAAGATAAATGGGGCTGGTTAGATCAAGTTAATCAATAA
- the ilvM gene encoding acetolactate synthase 2 small subunit, producing the protein MMQHQVNVSARFNPETLERVLRVVRHRGFHVCSMNMAAASDAQNINIELTVASPRSVDLLFSQLNKLVDVAHVAICQSTTTSQQIRA; encoded by the coding sequence ATGATGCAACATCAGGTCAATGTATCGGCTCGCTTCAATCCGGAAACCTTAGAACGTGTTTTACGCGTGGTGCGTCATCGTGGTTTCCACGTCTGCTCAATGAATATGGCCGCCGCCAGCGATGCACAAAATATAAATATCGAATTGACCGTTGCCAGCCCACGGTCGGTCGACTTACTGTTTAGTCAGTTAAATAAACTGGTGGACGTCGCACACGTTGCTATCTGCCAGAGCACAACCACATCACAACAAATCCGCGCCTGA
- the ilvG gene encoding acetolactate synthase 2 catalytic subunit, translating into MNGAQWVVHALRAQGVNTVFGYPGGAIMPVYDALYDGGVEHLLCRHEQGAAMAAIGYARATGKTGVCIATSGPGATNLITGLADALLDSIPVVAITGQVSAPFIGTDAFQEVDILGLSLACTKHSFLVQSLEELPRIMAEAFDVASSGRPGPVLVDIPKDIQLASGDLEPWFTTVENEVTFSHAEVEQARQMLAKAQKPMLYVGGGVGMAQAVSALREFLAATKMPATCTLKGLGAVEADYPYYLGMLGMHGTKAANFAVQECDLLIAVGARFDDRVTGKLNTFAPHASVIHMDIDPAEMNKLRQAHVALQGDLNALLPALQQPLNIDDWQQHCAQLRDEHAWRYDHPGDAIYAPLLLKQLSDRKSADCIVTTDVGQHQMWAAQHIVHTRPENFITSSGLGTMGFGLPAAVGAQVARPNDTVVCISGDGSFMMNVQELGTVKRKQLPLKIVLLDNQRLGMVRQWQQLFFQERYSETTLTDNPDFLMLASAFGIPGQHITHKDQVEAALDTMLNSDGPYLLHVSIDELENVWPLVPPGASNSEMLEKLS; encoded by the coding sequence ATGAATGGCGCACAGTGGGTGGTACATGCGTTGCGGGCACAGGGTGTGAACACCGTTTTCGGTTATCCGGGTGGCGCAATTATGCCGGTTTACGATGCATTGTATGACGGTGGCGTGGAACACTTGCTGTGCCGACACGAGCAAGGTGCAGCAATGGCGGCTATCGGTTATGCCCGTGCTACCGGCAAAACTGGCGTTTGCATCGCCACGTCTGGTCCAGGTGCAACCAACCTGATAACCGGGCTTGCGGACGCGCTGTTAGATTCCATCCCCGTTGTTGCTATCACCGGTCAGGTATCCGCACCGTTTATCGGCACTGACGCATTTCAGGAGGTGGATATTCTGGGGTTGTCGTTAGCCTGCACCAAGCACAGTTTCCTGGTGCAATCACTGGAAGAGTTACCGCGTATCATGGCCGAAGCGTTTGACGTCGCCAGCTCTGGTCGTCCTGGTCCGGTTTTGGTCGATATTCCAAAAGATATCCAGTTAGCCAGCGGCGATCTGGAACCGTGGTTCACCACTGTTGAAAACGAAGTGACTTTCTCACATGCCGAAGTCGAGCAAGCGCGTCAGATGCTGGCAAAAGCGCAAAAACCGATGCTGTACGTTGGCGGTGGCGTGGGCATGGCGCAGGCAGTTTCGGCTTTGCGTGAATTTCTCGCTGCCACAAAAATGCCTGCCACCTGTACGTTGAAAGGGCTGGGCGCAGTAGAAGCAGATTATCCGTACTATCTGGGCATGCTGGGGATGCACGGCACCAAAGCGGCGAACTTCGCAGTGCAGGAGTGCGATCTACTGATCGCCGTGGGCGCACGTTTTGATGACCGGGTGACCGGCAAACTGAACACCTTCGCACCACACGCCAGCGTTATCCATATGGATATCGATCCGGCAGAAATGAACAAGCTGCGTCAGGCACATGTGGCATTACAGGGTGATTTAAATGCTCTGTTACCAGCATTACAGCAGCCGTTAAATATCGATGACTGGCAGCAACACTGCGCGCAACTGCGTGATGAACATGCCTGGCGTTACGACCATCCTGGTGACGCTATCTACGCGCCGTTGTTGTTAAAACAACTGTCGGATCGTAAATCTGCGGATTGCATCGTGACCACAGATGTGGGGCAGCACCAGATGTGGGCTGCCCAGCACATCGTCCACACTCGCCCGGAAAACTTCATCACCTCCAGCGGCTTAGGCACCATGGGTTTCGGTTTACCGGCGGCGGTTGGCGCACAAGTCGCGCGACCGAACGATACTGTCGTCTGTATCTCCGGTGACGGCTCTTTCATGATGAATGTGCAAGAACTGGGCACCGTAAAACGCAAGCAGTTACCGTTGAAAATCGTCTTACTCGATAACCAACGGTTAGGGATGGTTCGACAATGGCAGCAACTGTTTTTCCAGGAACGATACAGCGAAACTACCCTTACCGATAACCCCGATTTCCTCATGTTAGCCAGCGCCTTCGGCATCCCTGGCCAACACATCACCCATAAAGACCAGGTTGAAGCGGCACTCGACACCATGCTGAACAGTGATGGGCCATACCTGCTTCATGTCTCAATCGACGAACTTGAGAACGTCTGGCCGCTGGTGCCGCCTGGTGCCAGTAATTCTGAAATGTTGGAGAAATTATCATGA
- the ilvX gene encoding peptide IlvX: MNNSTKFCFSRFRTGN, from the coding sequence ATGAATAACAGCACAAAATTCTGTTTCTCAAGATTCAGGACGGGGAACTAA
- the ilvL gene encoding ilv operon leader peptide codes for MTALLRVISLVVISVVVIIIPPCGAALGRGKA; via the coding sequence ATGACAGCCCTTCTACGAGTGATTAGCCTGGTCGTGATTAGCGTGGTGGTGATTATTATCCCACCGTGCGGGGCTGCACTTGGACGAGGAAAGGCTTAG